The genomic segment GCCAGCCGGTGCCGACCAGGTGGTCGGCCGGCATGTGCAGCCGCTGCGACAGCGTCGAGCCCAGCGCCCAGACCATCGTGGAGACCACCAGCAGCAGCATCCCGCCGAGGTGCCATCCCTTCGTCGGCACCGAGAACAACAGCGCCAGCCCGGCCACACCGCCCAGTACGCCCACCGCCGCGAGTGCCGACGGCCGTGGGCCGACCGCCAGCCGCAGCACCAGCACCCACAGCGGCATGCCGGCCACCACCAGCGACGTCAGCCCGGTCGGCACGTACTGCTGGCCCAGGGCGAGCAGTGCGCTGCCCGCACCGACCATCAGCAGCCCGCTGGCGCCCACCCCGCCCCACTGCTGCCGGGGCAGCAGCAGCCCGGCCGGTCCCCGGCGCAGCGCCGCCACCGCGAACAGCAGCAGCGCCGCGGCCAGGAACCGGGCCGAGGTGGCGACCAGTGGCGGGATGCTGTCCAGGGCCACTCGATTGCCCAGGTAGGTCGAGCCCCAGATCAGGTAGACCGCGCCGAGCCCGACGGCCAGGGCCATCGGGCCGGCGGGCCGCGGCGGATCCGCCGGGTGGCGGACCGCTGCGGGCTCGGTCAGGTCAGCGGTGGCCATCGACCCGGATCGCCACCGCGGTGTTGCCCCGCAGGGCGTTCGAGTAGGGACACATCTGGTCGGCCAGCTCCACCGCGCGTTCCAGGTCGGCCTGCGGGCACTGCGGCGCGGACACGTCCAGCACCACCGCGATCGCGTACCGGCCGTCCTCGGTCTGCCCGAGGGAGACCGAGGCGGTCACCGTCGTCGGGCCGGGCTTGACGCCGGCCTGCCGGGCGGCGACGGCGAGCGCGCTGTCGAAGCAGGCCGCGTAGCCGGCCGCGAACAGCTCCTCCGGGTCGGTGCCGGGCGCGTCCGGACCCCGCTGCGCGGGGCGGGTCAGGTCGACCCGCAGCGACCCGGTCAGCGACCGGGCGCTGCCGCCCCGGCCGCCGGAGACCTCGACGGCGGCGGTGTAGAGCGTGTTCGCCGGTACGACCTTCGCCTCGGTGACCGGGGTGCCGGCGCTCACGCCGCCACCTCCCGTCCCAGGTCGGCGTGCACCTGCGCGGCGACCGCGTCGGCGAACGCCTCCGGCTGCTCGTCGGCCACGAAGTCGGTGCCGCCGGGGATGGTGACCAGCTCGGCGCCGGGCAGCGCGGCCCGCACCTGCGGCGTCATCCGGTCCAGCAGGTCGTCGGCGCCGTGCAGCAGCACGATGGGCAGCGCGTCCAGGGCGGCGGTGTCCACGTGGTGGTCGAACACCGCCCGGTACGCGGTGGCGTAGTCCGGACCGGTCAGCAGGTACTCGGTGACCTGGCGGTCCGCCTCCTCCGGGGTCAGGCGCGGGTACAGGCCGTACACCCGGTCCCAGATGACCTTCAGGTGCCCGCCGTCGCGGTCCGGGGAGTAGCCGGGCGCGTACGACCGCTTCTTCTCCGCCCGCTCCTGCTCGTCGTAGAGTGGGATGCCCTGCAGGATCAGCCGGTGCACCCGCTGCGGCGCCGACATCAACGCCTGGGCGCCGACGATCGCGCCGGTGTGCTGCCCGAGCAGGTGCACCCGGGACAGCCCGAGGGCGTCGGCGAACTGCCACACCCCGGTCGCGTACTCCGGGATGGACCACGGGCGCGGCGGCGCGTCGGACATGCCGAACCCCGGCGTGTCCGGGGCGATCACCCGCAGGCCGCGGCGGGCCAGCGGCTCGATCACCGCGTCGTAGGTGGCCGAGGAGAGCGGGGACTGGTGCAGCATCAGCAGCACCGGGGCGTCGGCGTCGCCGC from the Micromonospora sp. WMMA1947 genome contains:
- a CDS encoding EamA family transporter, whose product is MATADLTEPAAVRHPADPPRPAGPMALAVGLGAVYLIWGSTYLGNRVALDSIPPLVATSARFLAAALLLFAVAALRRGPAGLLLPRQQWGGVGASGLLMVGAGSALLALGQQYVPTGLTSLVVAGMPLWVLVLRLAVGPRPSALAAVGVLGGVAGLALLFSVPTKGWHLGGMLLLVVSTMVWALGSTLSQRLHMPADHLVGTGWQMLVGGVAVAVASVVSGELGRFDPADVTGRSWLAWTYLMLVCTVVGFSVYTWLLRNAPIQLASTYAYVNPVVAVLLGMMVLDESLSGRQVLAGAVVLASVALVIARERPRQAGGLPPGKTPVAPA
- a CDS encoding Ohr family peroxiredoxin, translating into MSAGTPVTEAKVVPANTLYTAAVEVSGGRGGSARSLTGSLRVDLTRPAQRGPDAPGTDPEELFAAGYAACFDSALAVAARQAGVKPGPTTVTASVSLGQTEDGRYAIAVVLDVSAPQCPQADLERAVELADQMCPYSNALRGNTAVAIRVDGHR
- a CDS encoding alpha/beta fold hydrolase; the protein is MTRARGVARRAYADVPWGQVHYRHGGDADAPVLLMLHQSPLSSATYDAVIEPLARRGLRVIAPDTPGFGMSDAPPRPWSIPEYATGVWQFADALGLSRVHLLGQHTGAIVGAQALMSAPQRVHRLILQGIPLYDEQERAEKKRSYAPGYSPDRDGGHLKVIWDRVYGLYPRLTPEEADRQVTEYLLTGPDYATAYRAVFDHHVDTAALDALPIVLLHGADDLLDRMTPQVRAALPGAELVTIPGGTDFVADEQPEAFADAVAAQVHADLGREVAA